One segment of Meriones unguiculatus strain TT.TT164.6M chromosome 3, Bangor_MerUng_6.1, whole genome shotgun sequence DNA contains the following:
- the LOC110539792 gene encoding ubiquitin-conjugating enzyme E2 D2B, with translation MALKRIHKELNDLARDPPAQCSAGPVGEDMFHWQATITGPNDSPYQGGAFFLTIDFPTEYPFKPPKVEFTTRIYHPNVNSNGSICLDILRSQWSPALTISKVLLSISSLLCDPNPDDPLVPEIAQIYKTDREAYNRTAREWTQKYAM, from the coding sequence ATGGCTCTgaagagaatccacaaggaactCAACGACCTGGCGCGGGACCCGCCAGCACAGTGCTCCGCAGGCCCTGTCGGGGAAGACATGTTCCACTGGCAAGCCACGATCACCGGGCCGAACGACAGCCCCTACCAGGGCGGAGCATTCTTCTTGACGATCGATTTCCCAACAGAGTACCCCTTCAAACCACCCAAGGTTGAATTCACAACAAGAATTTATCATCCCAATGTTAACAGTAACGGCAGCATTTGTCTTGATATTCTTCGGTCACAGTGGTCTCCAGCACTAACTATTTCAAAAGTACTTTTGTCCATCAGTTCTCTGTTGTGTGACCCCAACCCAGATGACCCCTTAGTGCCTGAGATTGCTCAGATCTACAAAACAGATAGAGAAGCGTACAACAGAACAGCTCGGGAGTGGACGCAGAAGTATGCCATGTAA